One Enterococcus silesiacus genomic window carries:
- a CDS encoding transposase codes for MSYTNLIKETLDILDLNITFNEICLKKESIKGRICQVFSGTLDYAAHVCPHCEGEEKEAIIRWGFTSCLILLNDVSEYQTYLRLKKRRFFCQSCNRSFVAKTSLVEKHCSISTKVKLSIADRLRKTTSMSEIARQKKVSVSSVYRVLKRFYEPKKINRLTLPEILCFDEFKSVKQVAASMSFIMMDGQTKQLIDVVENRQLPFLERYFSRFSLSVRKTVKYIVCDMYAPYFSLVKKLFPMAQIILDRFHLVQLISRTFLKHRIQRMNTFLHQGNTEAKTYRHMKKYWKLLQKNQSKLDFKKRLWRSSFRTYLTETEVVDRLLAYDDELKSGYTCYQDFLYAVQTRDFDRFHTLLDEDFRRLPSYYQKTIGTFKKYQNEIKNALELPYSNGPLECLNNHIKVLKRNAYGFRNFYNFKLRISLCFGTILFQENKKPRGKFL; via the coding sequence ATGTCCTATACAAATCTTATCAAAGAAACCTTAGATATTCTAGACTTAAACATCACTTTTAATGAAATTTGCTTAAAAAAGGAATCGATCAAAGGAAGAATTTGTCAGGTCTTCTCTGGTACGCTCGATTATGCTGCTCATGTTTGTCCTCACTGTGAGGGAGAAGAAAAGGAGGCGATTATCCGTTGGGGCTTTACAAGCTGTCTGATTTTATTGAATGATGTTTCGGAGTATCAAACGTATTTACGCTTGAAGAAACGCCGTTTCTTCTGTCAATCCTGCAATCGATCGTTCGTTGCTAAAACGAGTCTTGTTGAAAAACATTGTTCGATTTCAACTAAAGTGAAGTTATCCATTGCCGATCGACTCAGAAAAACCACTTCTATGAGTGAAATTGCGCGTCAAAAGAAGGTCTCAGTTTCCTCTGTTTACCGTGTCTTGAAACGATTTTATGAACCTAAAAAAATCAATCGACTCACCTTACCTGAAATCCTTTGTTTTGATGAATTTAAATCAGTTAAGCAAGTCGCGGCTTCTATGAGTTTCATCATGATGGACGGTCAAACAAAGCAGTTAATTGATGTCGTTGAAAACCGTCAGCTCCCTTTTCTAGAGCGGTATTTTTCACGTTTTTCGTTGTCTGTCCGTAAAACGGTAAAGTATATTGTTTGCGATATGTATGCCCCTTATTTTTCTCTCGTCAAAAAGTTATTTCCGATGGCTCAGATTATTCTTGATCGCTTTCATCTTGTCCAACTCATCAGTCGAACCTTTTTAAAACACCGTATTCAGAGAATGAACACATTTCTTCATCAGGGAAATACAGAAGCGAAAACGTATCGACACATGAAGAAATACTGGAAACTTCTTCAAAAAAATCAATCAAAGCTTGATTTTAAAAAACGCCTTTGGCGTTCTTCCTTCCGCACTTATTTAACTGAAACAGAAGTCGTTGATCGATTACTTGCGTATGATGACGAATTGAAAAGTGGCTACACCTGTTATCAGGACTTTCTTTATGCCGTACAGACAAGAGATTTTGATCGGTTTCATACACTATTAGACGAAGATTTCCGCCGTCTTCCTTCCTACTATCAAAAGACTATTGGTACTTTTAAGAAGTACCAAAATGAAATTAAAAATGCGCTAGAATTGCCTTATTCTAATGGACCATTAGAATGTTTAAATAATCATATTAAAGTGTTGAAGAGAAATGCATACGGCTTTCGTAACTTTTACAATTTCAAATTGAGAATTTCTTTATGTTTTGGTACGATTCTTTTTCAAGAAAACAAAAAACCTAGAGGAAAGTTCCTCTAG
- a CDS encoding phosphate starvation-inducible protein PhoH encodes MTENQSISLELKLNDSDDVSMLLGTHDKHIKYLEDNAAVTINTRGETIQLLGAETEVQLIAAVLKTLQVLIQRGIKISTPDVVSALKMARSGDLDAFVVMYEQEILKDHHGRAIRIKNVGQKKYIDAVRNRDIIFGIGPAGTGKTFLAVVMAVSALKKGEVQKIILTRPAVEAGESLGFLPGDLKEKVDPYLRPVYDALYQVFGMDHTNRLMERGVIEIAPLAYMRGRTLDDAFVILDEAQNTTVAQMKMFLTRLGFNSRMIVNGDTSQVDLPKGVASGLIHAEKTLRSIDKIAFVHFDAGDVVRHPVVAQIIRAYDKESQK; translated from the coding sequence TTGACAGAAAATCAGTCAATCTCATTGGAATTGAAATTAAATGATTCTGATGACGTGAGTATGCTTTTAGGAACCCATGATAAACATATAAAATATTTAGAAGACAATGCTGCAGTAACGATCAATACTCGCGGCGAAACAATCCAATTACTTGGAGCAGAGACTGAGGTCCAATTGATTGCTGCGGTCCTTAAAACCTTGCAAGTGCTCATCCAACGCGGTATCAAGATAAGCACACCGGATGTAGTTTCAGCTTTGAAAATGGCTAGAAGCGGTGATTTGGATGCCTTTGTTGTCATGTATGAACAAGAAATTTTAAAAGATCATCACGGTAGAGCGATCCGCATCAAAAATGTTGGTCAAAAAAAGTATATTGATGCGGTACGAAACCGTGATATTATTTTCGGGATTGGTCCGGCAGGAACAGGTAAAACTTTCTTAGCAGTAGTTATGGCTGTTTCCGCATTAAAAAAAGGGGAGGTCCAAAAAATTATTTTAACTCGCCCAGCTGTTGAAGCAGGTGAAAGTTTAGGCTTTTTACCTGGTGACTTAAAAGAAAAGGTCGACCCATATCTGCGACCAGTTTATGATGCGCTGTACCAAGTTTTTGGTATGGATCATACAAATCGCTTAATGGAACGTGGTGTAATTGAGATCGCACCACTAGCATACATGAGAGGACGGACGTTGGATGATGCTTTTGTTATTTTAGATGAAGCGCAAAATACAACCGTTGCTCAAATGAAGATGTTTTTGACTAGATTAGGATTTAATTCAAGAATGATTGTAAACGGTGATACAAGCCAAGTGGACTTACCTAAAGGGGTTGCCAGCGGCTTGATTCATGCAGAAAAAACCTTGCGCTCGATCGATAAGATTGCGTTTGTTCATTTTGATGCAGGAGATGTTGTGCGGCATCCAGTTGTTGCCCAAATCATTCGAGCATATGATAAAGAAAGTCAAAAATAG